Within the Candidatus Krumholzibacteriia bacterium genome, the region TCATCAACCGCGGCCGAAAGGTCTTCATTGATCACGACAGAGTCGTAGCGGGGGATCTCGGCCAACTCGCCCAGAGCGTTCTCCAGTCGCAGTGCGACCTTCTCGTCTGCCTCGGTTCCCCGTCCCCGAAGGCGATCCTCCAGGGTCTCCCGGTCGGGAGGAAGGACATAGAGGAGCCAGGCGCGGGGACCCAGGGCTTCCTTCACCTGCAAACCACCCTGCACATCGATATCGAGAAAAACGGTTCTTCCTTCGTCGAGAAAGGGAACGACTTCGCTACGCAAGGAGCCGTAATACTCTCCGTGAACTTCGGCCCACTCCAGAAGACCCTCCCCCTCGCGAAGCTCGCGGAAACTCTCCTGATCGAGAAAACGGTAATCCACGCCGTCAACCTCTTCGCCCCGAAGAGGGCGGGTGGTAGCACTGATCGAGAAATGACTGCGGGAAAAGCGAAGCATGAGGTGCTTCACCAGAGTGGTCTTGCCACTACCGGAGGGTCCGGAAACGACCAGCGCCAGCGAGGAAGCGGGATCCATGACCATGTGAACCTCTCGGAGAAGGACGCTACTCCAGGTTCAGAATCTGCTCCCGGAGTTTTTCTGTTTCCTCCTTAATCAACAAAACATCGCGTGTAATTTCCAGATCCTGACTCTTGGATCCGATGGTATTACTTTCGCGGAGAATCTCCTGAATCAGAAAACCCAGCTTCTTGCTGACCTCTCCACCGGCATGGATCGACTCGCGGAACTGCTCGAGATGGGAATCCAGGCGCGTGATTTCCTCGCTGACATCGGCCTTGTCCACCAGGATGGCCGCCTCCTGGGCCAGACGCTGGGGATCGACGGGAAGATCGTCCAGCAAATCCTCCAGGCGTTTGCGGAGGTTCGCGGCCAAAGAGGCCTTCATCTGCGGGGTCGCCTTGCGGATGCGTTGCAGGCTCTCCTCGATTCGATCCAGACAGGACAGAAGATCGTCGGAAAGGGCAGCGCCCTCTTTTTCCTTCATGGACAGAATATCGGCGATGGACTCATCGAGAGCGCGGAGCGCAAGGCTGCGAAGCCGGTCAGCATCCTGGTTCCCGTCGGAATCAAGGAAGAGACCGGGGAGCTGAAGAAAGGAAGCGCCGAGATGATCCACGGCCAATTCCCGTCCCATAGATCGGATCTTTCGGATCTGCTCGTGATAATGCGCAAGAGCCTCTTCGTTCAGTTCGGGCAGGGAGGAAGAACCCCGGCTTTCCAGGGAAAGGGTCACCGTTACCCGGCCACGGCCCAAACTCCGGCGAGTCTTTTCCAGAATCTCCGCCTCCAGAAAACCCAGTTCGCGGGGAAGACGGGGCTGGAAGTCGAAAAAGCGGTTGTTGACCGAGCGGATCTCCGCCTGGATTTCCAGACCCTCTTCCTGCACCGTGGCGCTGCCAAATCCGGTCATGCTTCGAATCACGGGAAACCTCCGTAGTGAAATCCAGTGGAGAGTTTATCTTCTCTTTCTTGTCGTCTGCAAGCATTCCCTGCTATCCTCCCCCACCAAGGAGGCCTCATGAAAGCAATCGCCCTGATTCCGTTTCTCCTGATTTCCTATTCTGCGAGCGCCCAGAACTGGGTGAACCAGTCCTACCCCTGGGCCTTTGTGGAACATCATCGGGACGCGGAGATGATTGACGACACAAGGGATGCCTTCGTCTATGGAACTGACCGGGGAATGCTCTTCTTCATGGAGCGGGACCGGATGACCGGCAAGCTCAGCATGAAGCATCAAAGAGAAGTTTGGGCGCCGGTCAAGGAGATCCGCCTGGCAGAATGCACCGGCGACTCCCGCTATGAGCTGGTCGTGAGCACGCGGCAGGGCGACCTCTTTGTCATCAACAAGGACACACGCAAGGATCTCTGGAGAACTCCGGAAGGCTATTTCGAAACCATTTCCTGTTTCACGGTTTTTGACGCAGACGGGGACAAGAAGCCGGAGATCCTGCTCATTGCCGATGGCAAGCTGGTCATCATGAGCGGGGACACCGAAACGGAGGAATACCGCAGCGGTGAGGACTATGCCGGCACGCGCATTGCCGTGGCCGATGTGGACAAGGACGGGGACGCGGAAATCGTGCTGAACAGCGGGCTGGTTCTTGATGCCAAGTTCCGGCAACTCGAATGGGATTTCGGGGAGAGCTTCGGAGAGGAAATGGACCTCTTCGACATCGATGGAGACGGGATCGTGGAAATCGTGGGAAGTGACGCTTCCGGCTCGCTTCAGATTATCGATGCCGATGACCGCAAGGTGAAGTGGGAGTAGCTAGTCCAGGATCAGGTGCGCCTCGATCCGGTCCCTCTCGTCACCACCCCTGGCCCGAAGTCCGATTTTCGCGTGAGGGTAGCCCCAGGACACCAGAGTATCCCGCAGGATTTGCAGACGCTGCAGGCTCGCATTCCGATCCTCTTTCGCATCGCCGCTTGAGACTACCCAGCAACGGAACTCCACGCCCACCACTCCCTGTGTCACCGCAAGTCGCTCAAAGTAGTGACGCAACTTCTTGCGGCTTTCCTCCATGAGACCACTTTCGCCGAAGAGCATTTCACCAAAGAAGGCCTGCTCGGGCAGAGGCTTCAGGCGCGGCAGTTTTCTCGGCGGAGGAATGCTGCGGGGAACGGGAGCCGTCCAGGTTTTCTTCTTCCCGAAGGACCAGGACAGGCTCACCCGATGCACGGGCGACAGATCCGCATGGTCGCCATAGGCGTAGTCGAAACAGTAGCCATCGTGCTTCAGCCCAAAGCCATAGTGGAAACGATCCCCTTCGGGGGTCCCGTCATCCTCGACACTTCGCCGGTAACCGACACGCAGGGAAAGGAGATTCCTCCAGGTCCACTCGCTTCCGATTCCCAGAGAAGGGAAGTTGTCGCGGGGATGCACATAGTCGAGAAGGTTGATCAGAACATGGTCGGGAGCCAGTTCCAGGCGATGCGAAGCACCGAAACGAACCTTCCAGGGAGAAGGAGCCAGCCCCTGACGAAATCCGAGAGGAGGGCCGACATCGAGCCAGGAAAGGCCCAGGCGAATGCCCTCGATTTCCTGAGTCTGGACTCCTGCCGAAGCCATCACCCCGCCCACTTT harbors:
- the gmk gene encoding guanylate kinase gives rise to the protein MVMDPASSLALVVSGPSGSGKTTLVKHLMLRFSRSHFSISATTRPLRGEEVDGVDYRFLDQESFRELREGEGLLEWAEVHGEYYGSLRSEVVPFLDEGRTVFLDIDVQGGLQVKEALGPRAWLLYVLPPDRETLEDRLRGRGTEADEKVALRLENALGELAEIPRYDSVVINEDLSAAVDEAERLIRSREANSAAWLEGGGRELLRERFSLSLP
- a CDS encoding YicC/YloC family endoribonuclease; translated protein: MIRSMTGFGSATVQEEGLEIQAEIRSVNNRFFDFQPRLPRELGFLEAEILEKTRRSLGRGRVTVTLSLESRGSSSLPELNEEALAHYHEQIRKIRSMGRELAVDHLGASFLQLPGLFLDSDGNQDADRLRSLALRALDESIADILSMKEKEGAALSDDLLSCLDRIEESLQRIRKATPQMKASLAANLRKRLEDLLDDLPVDPQRLAQEAAILVDKADVSEEITRLDSHLEQFRESIHAGGEVSKKLGFLIQEILRESNTIGSKSQDLEITRDVLLIKEETEKLREQILNLE
- a CDS encoding VCBS repeat-containing protein, translating into MKAIALIPFLLISYSASAQNWVNQSYPWAFVEHHRDAEMIDDTRDAFVYGTDRGMLFFMERDRMTGKLSMKHQREVWAPVKEIRLAECTGDSRYELVVSTRQGDLFVINKDTRKDLWRTPEGYFETISCFTVFDADGDKKPEILLIADGKLVIMSGDTETEEYRSGEDYAGTRIAVADVDKDGDAEIVLNSGLVLDAKFRQLEWDFGESFGEEMDLFDIDGDGIVEIVGSDASGSLQIIDADDRKVKWE
- a CDS encoding PorV/PorQ family protein; its protein translation is MENRRQNLVLGAFIAAFLLLLLLTGGAKSDELHSQVGSSHSSLPGMDARAAGLGWAVTGLGMGASGVEFNPASLMRSESSQLFLSHSQWVLDSPLDQVFYARPFGKTGMISLGLLSMNYGSIEETFIDGSSSGRFLGASDLHGFASLSLPLHPLLRAGLTVKALQKNLGGEKVGGVMASAGVQTQEIEGIRLGLSWLDVGPPLGFRQGLAPSPWKVRFGASHRLELAPDHVLINLLDYVHPRDNFPSLGIGSEWTWRNLLSLRVGYRRSVEDDGTPEGDRFHYGFGLKHDGYCFDYAYGDHADLSPVHRVSLSWSFGKKKTWTAPVPRSIPPPRKLPRLKPLPEQAFFGEMLFGESGLMEESRKKLRHYFERLAVTQGVVGVEFRCWVVSSGDAKEDRNASLQRLQILRDTLVSWGYPHAKIGLRARGGDERDRIEAHLILD